One segment of Onychomys torridus chromosome 3, mOncTor1.1, whole genome shotgun sequence DNA contains the following:
- the Mcm2 gene encoding DNA replication licensing factor MCM2 gives MAESSESFSAASSPARQRRRISDPLTSSPGRSSRRADALTSSPGRDLPPFEDESEGLLGTEGPVEEEEDGEELIGDGMERDYRPIPELDVYEAEGLALDDEDVEELTASQREAAERAMRQRDREAGRGLGRMRRGLLYDSDEEDEERPARKRRQIERATEDGEEDEEMIESIENLEDLKGHSVREWVSMAGPRLEIHHRFKNFLRTHVDSHGHNVFKERISDMCKENRESLVVNYEDLAAREHVLAYFLPEAPAELLQIFDEAALEVVLAMYPKYDRIANHIHVRISHLPLVEELRSLRQLHLNQLIRTSGVVTSCTGVLPQLSMVKYNCSKCNFVLGPFCQSQNQEVKPGSCPECQSAGPFEINMEETIYQNYQRIRIQESPGKVAAGRLPRSKDAILLADLVDSCKPGDEIELTGIYHNNYDGSLNTANGFPVFATVILANHVAKKDNKVAVGELTDEDVKMITGLSKDQQIGEKIFASIAPSIYGHEDIKRGLALALFGGEPKNPGGKHKVRGDINVLLCGDPGTAKSQFLKYIEKVSSRAIFTTGQGASAVGLTAYVQRHPVSREWTLEAGALVLADRGVCLIDEFDKMNDQDRTSIHEAMEQQSISISKAGIVTSLQARCTVIAAANPIGGRYDPSLTFSENVDLTEPIISRFDVLCVVRDTIDPVQDEMLARFVVGSHVRHHPSNKKDEGLTNGVLEPAMPNTYGVEPLPQEVLKKYIIYAKERVHPKLNQMDQDKVARMYSDLRKESMATGSIPITVRHIESMIRMAEAHARMHLRDYVMEDDVNMAIRVMLESFIDTQKFSVMRSMRKTFARYLSFRRDNNELLLFILKQLVAEQVTYQRNRFGAQQDTIEIPEKDLVDKARQINIHNLSAFYDSELFRINKFSRDLKRKMILQQF, from the exons AGACTACCGTCCCATTCCTGAGCTTGATGTCTACGAGGCAGAGGGATTGGCCCtggatgatgaggatgtggaggagCTGACAGCCAGTCAGAGGGAGGCAGCAGAGCGggccatgaggcagagagaccgCGAGGCTGGCAGAGGCCTGGGCCGCATGCGCCGGGGGCTGCTGTATG ACAGCGACGAGGAAGATGAGGAGCGGCCTGCCCGTAAGCGCCGCCAGATAGAGCGTGCCACAGAGGACGGCGAGGAGGATGAAGAGATGATCGAGAGCATTGAGAACCTGGAGGACCTCAAGGGACACTCAGTTCGTGAGTGGGTGAGCATGGCAGGACCCAGGCTGGAGATCCACCACCGCTTCAAGAACTTCCTGCGCACCCATGTGGACAGCCACGGTCACAATGTCTTCAAGGAACGCATCAGTGATatgtgcaaag AGAACCGCGAGAGCTTGGTGGTGAATTATGAAGACCTGGCAGCCCGGGAACATGTGTTGGCATACTTCCTGCCTGAAGCACCAGCCGAATTGCTGCAGATCTTTGATGAGGCTGCCTTGGAGGTAGTCCTTGCCATGTACCCTAAATACGACCGCATTGCCAACCACATTCACGTGCgcatttcccacctgcctctggtgGAGGAGTTGCGATCACTGAG GCAGCTACACCTGAACCAGCTGATCCGTACCAGCGGCGTAGTGACCAGCTGCACTGGAGTCCTGCCCCAGCTCAGCATGGTCAAGTATAACTGTAGCAAGTGCAACTTTGTACTGGGGCCTTTCTGCCAGTCTCAGAACCAGGAGGTGAAGCCTGGCTCCTGCCCTGAGTGCCAGTCCGCCGGGCCCTTTGAGATCAACATGGAGGAG ACCATCTATCAGAACTACCAGCGTATCCGCATCCAGGAGAGTCCCGGCAAGGTGGCGGCCGGCCGGCTGCCCCGCTCCAAGGATGCTATTCTCCTTGCTGATCTGGTGGACAGCTGCAAGCCAGGAGACGAGATA GAGCTGACTGGCATTTACCACAATAACTATGATGGCTCACTTAATACCGCCAATGGCTTTCCAGTCTTTGCCACTGTCATCTTGGCCAACCATGTTGCCAAGAAGGACAACAAAGTGGCCGTTGGTGAGCTAACGGATGAGGATGTGAAGATGATCACCGGCCTTTCCAAGGACCAGCAGATTGGAGAGAAG ATCTTTGCCAGCATTGCGCCCTCCATCTATGGGCATGAAGACATCAAGAGAGGCCTGGCTCTGGCCCTGTTTGGAGGGGAGCCCAAGAACCCAG GTGGAAAGCACAAGGTTCGAGGTGACATTAACGTGCTCTTGTGCGGGGACCCTGGTACCGCAAAGTCTCAGTTCCTCAAATACATTGAGAAAGTGTCTAGCCGTGCCATCTTCACCACTGGCCAGGGGGCTTCAGCCGTGGGTCTCACTGCGTATGTTCAGCGGCATCCTGTCAGCAGAGAGTGGACCTTAGAGGCTGGAGCCCTGGTTCTGGCCGACCGGGGTGTGTGTCTCATTGATGAGTTTGACAAG ATGAATGACCAGGACAGGACCAGCATCCACGAGGCCATGGAACAGCAAAGCATTTCCATCTCCAAGGCCGGCATCGTCACCTCACTGCAAGCCCGCTGCACCGTCATCGCTGCTGCCAACCCCATAG GGGGCCGCTATGACCCTTCACTGACCTTCTCAGAGAATGTAGACCTCACAGAGCCCATCATTTCCCGCTTTGATGTCCTGTGTGTGGTGAGGGACACTATTGACCCAGTTCAG GATGAGATGCTGGCTCGCTTTGTGGTTGGCAGCCATGTCAGGCACCACCCCAGCAACAAGAAGGACGAGGGGCTGACCAATGGCGTCTTGGAGCCAGCCATGCCCAATACGTATGGTGTGGAACCCCTGCCTCAGGAAGTCCTGAAGAAGTACATCATCTATGCCAAGGAGAGAGTCCACCCAAAGCTTAACCAGATGGACCAGGACAAAGTGGCCAGGATGTACAGTGACCTGAGGAAGGAATCCATG GCAACGGGCAGTATCCCCATCACGGTGCGCCACATTGAGTCCATGATCCGCATGGCAGAGGCCCACGCACGAATGCACCTGCGGGACTACGTGATGGAAGATGATGTCAACATGGCCATCCGAGTGATGCTGGAGAGTTTCATTGACACACAGAAGTTCAGTGTCATGCGAAGCATGCGCAAG ACCTTTGCCCGGTACCTCTCCTTCCGGCGAGATAACAATGAACTTCTGCTCTTCATACTGAAGCAACTGGTGGCTGAGCAAGTAACATATCAACGCAACCGCTTTGGGGCCCAGCAGGACACCATCGAAATTCCTGAGAAGGACTTGGTGGACAAG GCCAGGCAGATCAATATCCACAACCTGTCCGCCTTCTACGACAGTGAGCTCTTCAGGATCAACAAGTTCAGCCGGGACCTGAAACGCAAGATGATCCTGCAGCAGTTCTGA